The Scylla paramamosain isolate STU-SP2022 unplaced genomic scaffold, ASM3559412v1 Contig28, whole genome shotgun sequence genome has a window encoding:
- the LOC135097672 gene encoding uncharacterized protein LOC135097672 yields MEEMVRVRLRRVRLRKVIRDRSNPFEDLAEEEFLQRFRLTKECVLCCKTSEDTFPLLQMQEHLQLLITLRCMATGGHQLTISDCYQVSQTSISRCIRTVTPIIAQMAKDYVKMPTGMNAIRVMEGFLEIARMPGIVGAIDCTTHIHILRPACENPELYHNRKDDADSDDSNADDHGVDPETAIANNNAAQQAGRARYIRTYF; encoded by the exons atggaggagatggTTAGAGTGAGGCTGAGAAGAGTGAGGCTAAGAAAAGTCATTCGGGATCGCAGCAATCCATTTGAAGACCTTGCTGAGGAAGAATTCCTCCAACGATTCAGACTGACCAAGGAGTGTGTGCTCTGTTGCAAAACATCAGAGGACACCTTCCCATTGCTGCAGATGCAAGAG CATCTGCAACTCCTTATAACACTGAGATGTATGGCCACTGGTGGACACCAACTTACAATCAGTGACTGCTACCAAGTCTCTCAGACAAGTATTAGCAGGTGTATCAGGACAGTGACGCCCATTATTGCTCAGATGGCAAAGGACTATGTGAAGATGCCAACAGGTATGAATGCAATAAGAGTAATGGAAGGGTTTTTGGAGATTGCCAGAATGCCAGGAATTGTTGGTGCTATCGACTGCACAACCCACATTCACATTCTGCGACCAGCTTGTGAGAATCCAGAACTGTACCACAATAGAAAAG ACGATGCAGATTCGGATGATTCAAATGCAGATGATCATGGTGTTGACCCAGAAACAGCCATTGCTAACAATAATGCAGCACAGCAAGCTGGAAGGGCTAGATATATCAGAACATACTTCTGA